A genomic segment from Acyrthosiphon pisum isolate AL4f chromosome A3, pea_aphid_22Mar2018_4r6ur, whole genome shotgun sequence encodes:
- the LOC100574363 gene encoding uncharacterized protein LOC100574363 — protein sequence MISLLVLITVCFVLSSADSSVNWTVDDNTIPESLPDLMRNKYYRNEEIQNAVFWAYKIQYDVISEHNGRVYDAETPLGYFNDALILPKTRASLISSNIVFENNTISGLLDFKSNNIVIRWSQDLVSTKITWKELQIVGRYVFVDEWRYVTGEYKMFVENVMYQIDTPLSKNIELYPSSASNSAISYSKFKTTFTGQYAISDGFSATRYFLEEVAFAHVADYVLEMTRQNVTSAIRAAVQPYVQYRNRSDPHFPASAGRLDNGRFFSVSDPFVDGLDTALQKVNSVWTEPNTGVLMVAVEHTLHNLNGTFNLHVVSELAELQRPGHVIDFVMDRVRLSIAYDVLRPNCLCSATVKVYKITTWSRDSQEDTGYLPQVAAAFANTVEDHLSIGTCAAIAKANKYGTNPCQ from the exons ATGATATCGTTATTGGTATTAATCACAGTGTGCTTTGTGTTGTCGTCAGCag attcttcTGTAAACTGGACCGTGGACGATAACACAATACCAGAATCGTTACCCGATTTGATGcgcaacaaatattatagaaatgaaGAAATTCAAAACGCTGTGTTTTGGGCGTATAAAATTCAGTATGATGTTATTTCAGAACATAATGGTCGCGTATATGACGCAGAAACACCATTAGGATATTTCAACGATGCCTTGATTTTACCTAAGACCAGAGCATCATTAATAAGTTCCAACATCGTATTCGAAAATAATACCATCAGTGGCCTATTGGattttaaaagcaataataTCGTCATACGATGGTCACAAGACCTG GTATCCACAAAGATAACTTGGAAAGAGCTTCAAATTGTTGGCAGATATGTATTTGTAGACGAGTGGAGATATGTAACTGGCGAATATAAAATGTTCGTGGAAAACGTTATGTATCAGATCGATACGCCGTTATCCAAAAACATAGAATTGTATCCTTCGTCGGCGTCAAATTCAGCCATAtcttatagtaaatttaaaactactttTACTGGACAATATGCAATTTCAGACGGATTTTCGGCTACACG GTATTTCTTGGAAGAAGTGGCATTTGCACACGTCGCGGACTATGTTTTAGAAATGACACGGCAGAACGTCACGTCGGCCATCAGAGCGGCAGTCCAGCCGTATGTGCAGTACAGGAACCGATCAGACCCACACTTCCCGGCCTCTGCTGGTCGGCTGGACAATGGAAGGTTCTTCTCAGTCAGCGACCCGTTCGTCGACGGCCTGGATACCGCGTTGCAAAAGGTGAACTCTGTGTGGACCGAACCGAACACGGGCGTGTTAATGGTCGCCGTCGAGCACACGTTGCACAACCTTAACGGTACGTTTAATCTGCACGTCGTCTCAGAGCTAGCCGAACTGCAGCGACCCGGCCACGTAATCGATTTTGTCATGGACCGGGTTAGGCTGAGCATTGCGTACGATGTACTAAGGCCCAACTGCCTTTGTTCGGCCACCGTGAAAGTGTACAAGATAACCACGTGGTCACGTGACAGTCAAGAGGACACGGGGTATCTGCCACAAGTGGCCGCCGCTTTCGCCAACACAGTCGAAGATCACTTGTCCATCGGCACGTGCGCAGCCATCGCAAAAGCCAACAAGTACGGTACCAACCCATGCCAATGA